The Filimonas lacunae genomic sequence AGGTGATACGAGTGTGTGTATTGGACAGAGCATTGTGTTGACTGCCAGTTCTGATATAGGTGCCGACAGGTATGCATGGACTGGTCCGGCAGGATTCAGCAGCAACCAGCCAGGCTTTACTATTACCAATGTAACCACTTCCAATACAGGTAAATATAGCCTGGTAGCAGAGAAAGATGGTTGTTTGTCTAACACCAAAGTGGTAGCGGTTCAGGTAAATACTTATCCATCGGTATCTATCCAGCGCAGCAGCATTGCCTGTGAAAATGGTTCTGTATGGGTGAAAGCGATCTCCAGCCTGCCGTTATCTACTTATATATGGCAGGGACCTGGTGTAACCGGAACGGGTCAGGAAATGGTAATTAAACCAATAACAGGCACTACCCTGAAAGTATATGTGGTGGTAAGTAAGAGTGGATGTGCTATTAAAGACAGCGTAGAATTTGCAGTGAAGAAGAGTCCGGCTGTAGCCGTTCCGCCAGTGGAAGATGTGTGTCAGAGCGTATCACCATTCAAAATTCCTGCTAATGAAGTAACAGGTATTGCGGGTTCTGGTGTGTTCAGCGGTGCGAGTGTAACAGCAGATGGTTTATTTACACCTACTATTGCAGCAGGTACTTACGTGATCACTTATACGTATACATCGAGCGAAGGTTGTGCCGACGCCAAGTCTATATCCTTCAAAGTGTACCCGATGCCGGGTGTAAATGCAGGTCCGGATAAAACCATGTATGCAGGTGCCAACACACGTTTAGACGGTAGCATTGCCGGAAACTATACCAGCTATACCTGGAGTTTACCGGGCGATACACTGTTAAACTACAATACATTGATGCCTACTGTAAGTCCTGAAATCAACACCTCTTATATCCTTTCTGCTGTAAACAGCTACGGATGTAAGGCGGTGGATACGGTGGATGTAACGGTGCTGCGCTTCCGTATTCCGAACTCCTTCTCGCCAAACGGTGACGGCTTTAATGATAACTGGAATATCCCGGGATTAAGCAAGTATCCGAACAGCAGGGTAGAGGTGTATAACCGTTGGGGTACCAAGTTATTCGTGAGCAAAGGGTATAATGAACCATGGGATGGTAAGTACAACGGCTCTTATGTTCCGGCTGCTACTTATTATTACCTGATTTACCTGAACGATGGAGAAAGCCTGAAGGAAAAACCAATAGCCGGTTGGATTGAAGTGATGAGATAATCATTATTTTCATCCAACAAAGGCCAAGTATGAATATTTTCAACCGGTTGTTGGTAGTAATAGTATTAGTTCTTTTTTTGAATGAGGATGTGCGGGCGCAGGTATTTGGTGGCAATGCTGCTTCGTTACGCTGGAAACAGATTAATACGGATACGGTTCGTATTGTGTTTCCAGAAGGACTGGACAGTGTTGCACAACGGGTAGCTGCGCTTACGCACCATATGCAGCTTACTAACTCGGCCACTTTGGGCGGGTTGAAGCGTAAGGTGAGCATTGTGCTGCAAAGCGGAACAACTTATTCTAACGGGTATGTAGGGTTAAGTCCTTATCGTAGTGAGTTTTTCCTGATGCCGCCACAAAGTGCACTGGAGCTGGGGGCGCAAAGCTGGGCAGATAACCTGGCTATTCACGAATACAGACATATTGAACAATACAGTAATTTCAGACATGGGCTTTCACGGCTCATGTCTTTTTTATTTGGTCAGGACGGTCAGGATTTAGCCAATTCAGCGGCAGTGCCCAACTGGTTTTTTGAAGGGGATGCTGTTTACAACGAAACCTTGCTGAGCAAACAGGGCAGGGGACGGTTACCTTACTTTTTTAATGGCTATAAGTCGCTGTTTTACGAAGGACGTGATTACAGCTACATGAAACTGCGCAATGGATCGTACAGGGACTTTGTGCCCGATCATTACCGTTTAGGGTATTTGCTGGTAGCATATGGCCGGGAGAAATACGGCGACAGTTTATGGCTGCGTGTGACCCAGGACGCGGTGCGGTTTAAGCCGCTTTTGTACCCATTTCAGGGAGCGCTGAAAAAGCATACCGGTGTTTCTTACCGGCAGTTTGTGCAACAGGCTATGGAGTATTACCAGCAACAGTGGAAGGTAGAGCCAGACAGTTCGGTAAAATGGGTAACGAATACAGAACCGCGTAATGTGGTCAATTACCAGTTTCCTTACCTGGCTGGTGATGGTAGTGTTATTGCTTTAAAAAACTCCAACACACATATTCCTGGTTTTTACCGCCTGCAGCCCGATGGCCGGGAAGAGAAAATAGCCGTGCGGGACATTGCATATGATGACTACTTCTCTTATAATAATGACCGGATTGCCTATGCCGGGTATGAAGCGGATTTACGGTGGGGTAATAAGGAGTATAGCGATATTCATGTGCTGGATGTGAAAAACGGGGAAACGCGCCGCCTTACCCATAAGGGAAGGTATTTTTCGCCTGATATTTCGCATGATGGCGGGCAGGTGGTGGCTACGGCTTATTCGGAAATGCAGCAATCGAGCCTGGTATGGCTGGATGCAGACGGGAAGGTGCTGCGTAGTGTGGAGGGAGAAAACGGGAAGGTGTATTCTTTTCCCAAGTTTTCGGGCGACGACCGTTTTGTATACTGGATAGAGCGGGATAAGGCAGGCAGGATGGCCATTCAGCGCCAGGCTGTTGCCGGTGGTGACATTACGCCGGTGCTTCCTTATGCTAACCGTATTTTGAGCTACCCGGTGGTGCAGGGCGATACGTTGTTATACACTTGCAGCAATGATGGGAAGGATGAAATATGGGCTTATGTAGAAAGCGCCGGAAAACATTACCGGGTGGCCAGCCATCGTACCGGTTTGTACCAGGCGGCTATGGGGGCTAACGGGCAGGTAGTAAGTTCGGTATTTACCAGTTCTGGTTTTCGGCTGGGGGC encodes the following:
- a CDS encoding TolB family protein, with the translated sequence MNIFNRLLVVIVLVLFLNEDVRAQVFGGNAASLRWKQINTDTVRIVFPEGLDSVAQRVAALTHHMQLTNSATLGGLKRKVSIVLQSGTTYSNGYVGLSPYRSEFFLMPPQSALELGAQSWADNLAIHEYRHIEQYSNFRHGLSRLMSFLFGQDGQDLANSAAVPNWFFEGDAVYNETLLSKQGRGRLPYFFNGYKSLFYEGRDYSYMKLRNGSYRDFVPDHYRLGYLLVAYGREKYGDSLWLRVTQDAVRFKPLLYPFQGALKKHTGVSYRQFVQQAMEYYQQQWKVEPDSSVKWVTNTEPRNVVNYQFPYLAGDGSVIALKNSNTHIPGFYRLQPDGREEKIAVRDIAYDDYFSYNNDRIAYAGYEADLRWGNKEYSDIHVLDVKNGETRRLTHKGRYFSPDISHDGGQVVATAYSEMQQSSLVWLDADGKVLRSVEGENGKVYSFPKFSGDDRFVYWIERDKAGRMAIQRQAVAGGDITPVLPYANRILSYPVVQGDTLLYTCSNDGKDEIWAYVESAGKHYRVASHRTGLYQAAMGANGQVVSSVFTSSGFRLGAVAAQWQPVAAADTLEELYVNRVNNSLFNNTLSGVTSSKYPVTRYHKSFRLLNLHSWQPDYDDPDFKFTIYGENVLNTLQSQLYYQYNRTEGFHKAGYTGVYGGWYVQPFIGASHTWNRNTYYNRDTSFYWQESNVNAGLQLPLNLSGGKQYRYVTLSSSFNLLDRQWTGIGEKLLIPWPTATYLESRIRYSSQIQTAARQIYPHWAHSLLLQYRNVLNPSLKGQQWLANGYLYLPGIGASHSIVLNGAYQGRDTMVTNYTNGIVFESNFPFSRGYQGVSYPRMWKLGVNYHLPLCLPDWGLAQVVYFKRVRANLFYDITGGRSLRYGTTTHFASTGAEIYFDTKWWNQEDVTFGFRYSHLLNAEYTGVKNSGRWEIIWPVNLFGR